The window TCACCGAGAAGCAAGTTGAGGACTAGGAAATAACCACTGAATCCAGGTCATCACCAAGGTGACCTTAATAAGGGTTGTAGAATTCAAAATGGACTGAGGTGAGGAATGGGAATGGAAAGTGACTTTTAAGATGGAAAGTGAAAGTATTCAACTGTTTTTGAGACATTTAGCTTTAAGGTAGAAAGATAAGACGATGACTGGAGAGAATATGAGGTAGAATGGTTTAACAGGGGGATTTCAGCAGGTTTAAATACTGATAAGAATGTAGTAAAGGAGGAAGTTAAAGAccctcaaaaaagaaagactagCATTCATAGCACAAGAATAGACACTGGCATTTGACAAGAGGAATTCCTGCTGTTTagacagaggaggaagaaaaccaTGCAGATATATGTGGGCGAATAAATGGTGGAATGTTGAGGAAATTACCAACAGATAGCTTCtacttttctgaagaaatagGGTGAatagcagaaagagaaaagaatgatagaggtattttttaaatattggtttAAATAGTTATTACAGTGAGCAGTAAGAAGCAGAAAAATCTAGCGGGATTATAGGAAATaagatgaaaagcaaagaaattcagTTAACTGCAAGAAAACCACTGGAGTTTAAGCTGGCTAGAAATCTAAAGGTCagtaataatgggaaaaaaaatggccTAAATGCTAAAGAGAAATCAAACAATGATAGTAGAGACAATGGTTCAATAAACAAAGAAGGAATATGGTCAATGACTAAGATGTAGTAGTAGATGTTTTGAAGATGTAGTAGTTTGGGGTGATGACAATAGCTATGATATAACTAAGGGAGGCGCGGCTTAGGGTGGAATTCATTAAAATGGGTCAAGGAATTAAAAGACCTAAATACCAAATGGATTGTCTATAAACATTAAAGTATCACAGGGTGGATAGGAAGATCAAAGAGTAGCAATTTAGAGGAAAATAGCAGGAGAGTAGTAGTTAATGAGTGGTAGAACAAGCAATAACGAGTGTTGTATGAATCAACAGCCTCAAAGGATGAGAATAAGCAGTGGGCAGTTATGTTCTGAATATAATGACAGGAACACTAACTCTGTCTCCAATGTTTGTGATTATCTAAAATACTAGGTCAAagtttattctatatattttgctTGAAACATTACATTGTTCTCACTCTGCCAATGGCTATCACTTTACTGCAAGACCTGAGGAAGATCAGTTGACTAGACAGTAGTCACAGAAATAGGTTTTTCTCCTAGGTATTGAATATATTTACAAACAGAGAGGAAAAAGCCAAGAcagaaaagattgaaaatttaAGTAAGGGATTGATGGATCAGATTGAGGCACACCTGTTTTCTCATGTCTACAGACAAACTAGGTATAGATGAGATTGCAGATAAAAGCTCAGGCAGTTCAAAAAACACAGGCTTTAGAATCAGATCTGTTTTCCTAGTCTTTCTTCAGCAATTACTAATTATGTCACATAGAAAGGAAACATAATTCACAATGGAAGTTCACTACAACAATACATATAAATGTTGATGGGAATTTCTCCCACCAGCAACACAATATCCTGTCTCCATTCTAGCTCTGGGAGTTGAGAACTTCACAAGCTGTTTGATCTACATTTATACTTCCCAAGGAGAGAATTTTATTGGGGAGATATGAAACCGCTTGGTAATGAATTTCCTGATCACCAACTTTTACCTTACTAATTAACTTTTCTATGCAAAAAATAGCTCAAAAGGGCAAAACTAAAAGCTAAAAGAGCCTCTTTCTCAATAAATGTGTACAAGATGGGCTTctgatacattttaaattcttgcTTTCTCTTGTTAAATGGATAACTTCTATAGTTTTAAGATTTAGCATCATGTCTACTAACTTCAGAACCAGAAAAAATAGGTGCGTAATAGATATGATTTTTGAGAGGCAGCCTAGTGTAGTAAAAAGAATATGGACTTTAAAGTCACATCTGCATTTAATATAGTCTGCTACTTCAGAATTTCAGCTTTCTGATCTGTGGATGTCAGAGACCATCTGCTTTGTGGGTGagagtttttactttttttttttttaattatgagaaCCAATATCTAGGAGCTTTAATTCctctgttaaaagaaaaaaaaaaaaaaaaaaaaaaaaaagaaagaaagaaaaatgaaacacagTCCCCTCACGGAAATACTTGAGGGAGTAGTGTGCAATTAAAGAGAGTGGTGAAAGTATAAAATAACTGTCATGGTGATTAGGGGAGCGAATGAACCAGGATTCCATGAAGGGTTGCATGTTGGTAGTGAAAACTTAGTTGAGGTTGGAAACCTTAATTGTtcactagcatttattaactatttttctctagcattttgaatggagaaatagaaaataagaatgacaCAAGAAGATTAAGGATAAGAAAATGGGGTGGTGTGATAAGATCCTCAGACTGCTAAATATAGTAGTACACTACACAAAGGAAAGGGCAATAATGGAGGGGCTGGaattaaaagttaaagaataGGTACAGGGATAATATAGGTTAGAAGTGGAAAGGTGGATTTAGGATATTTTAAGTAAGCAGTGAAATATTAAGGTAGCATTAATTAGGTCCCACAGATTTCACTTTGTCCTTGTTTCATAACCACCACCAtttatttctcccatttctctTCCTGAAGTTTGTACTGCAGTTTTCCACTTCCAAATGCCCCTGAAGATAAGAACACAGACCTTTCTTTACCTAAAAATTTTACTAGTAATCCCAGGAAGACAGGAAACACAATGAAAGTAACAGCCCGGGGAAATGGTTGAAATTATAGAACATTCCCAAATTCTTACAGGTTTCATCTCTGTTCTACGGCAATTGACTTCCTAGGGAAGCAGAACCTAAaagtctctttaaaaataaataaattttttaaaaaaccaaaaaaaccccaaaaaaactCGGTTGTTCTTAGATACTGTCTTTCTCTAGAGCCAACAGAATTCTCTTCTGTAAAACACAGTCCAggagaaagttaaaaatcaatgtataCATACTCAGTCATTTAAATTCAACAGACTCAAGGACAGCCAAAAAGAGCACTCATGTGAGCAGGAACCAACTTTCTATTGCTATTACCAAACTTAAAATTGTGTGCACAGACCGTACTTCAACCAAATGCCTGGAAATGCTGAAATTTTTCTCTTACATTAGAAGGCAATTTCTCAGCTGCCAGGGCTGAAGATATGCACTAAGTGAACAAAAGATAGTAACAAAACAGTGAACTAAGATTCCCTGCCCAGAATATAAACCAAACAGAATAAAGAATGGGTTTATTgccttcaaaaaacaaaacaaaacaaaacaaaaagaacaacaacaacaaaacaacaacaaaaaacagtatCCAGCTTTCAGGTAACCCCTCAATCTCTCTGTACAAGCTTCATTATTAAGCCGAAGGCCTATTGAGTCCTTCAGTCTGAGGATCCATGCAGCACCTTCTCTCCTGGGGTTGGGGATGGCTAGCTGCCTGATGACGAGACTCTGGGCTGTTCTGCAGTAACACCGGGCACAGCTGAGGAAGCCTCGTAGTCTGCGATGCGGCGCTGTACCAGAGCAGGCATGAGCTGCACGTAAGCAGCCATGAGGCGGTGGTTGGAATGGATCAGTTTCCCAGCGCAGCTATGCAGGCAAGCCTCCTGGAAGGAAGACAGGATGGAAATAGAGGCCAGAGGTGTCCTGTCAAGCCCGCCTGCTCCTTCCCCATCCCCAATCTCGGGGTGAGGTCATGGAAAAGCCAGGGTCAGAGGAAGGGTAATGgggagggtggtggtggtgagcaCTCCATCGTTAATTGTGAGAAATCAAGGGAAACCTCCCTACGTTTCCCACCTCCTCAGCGTCCAGAGCTCGATGGTGCAGGCTGGGCACACAGCGCTGAAAGCAGAGTTCTGTCATCCGATTGTAAACCAACAGGAAGTCTCGCAACTGGGAGAAAAGACCAAAAAGTCAGCGAGAAGGGCCTCCACCTCAACTCAAAGCCCCGCCGCCGAGGTTTCCCAGGACCGTGCACCACGGCTATTTCCGGCCCTCGAATCCCTGGCTCTTTAGGGTTCTTGAGATGCGGACAGGGAAATGAACTGAACGTCTGAACCTGAAGCAATTTAGATCTCACTCACGTTCCTcagttgttgctgctgctgctgctgctgctgctgctccattAGGCCTTCAGCGCAGGTTACGTCACTTCCTTTACTACGTCCCCGTACCGCCCCGGAAGTAATTTCTCGCCTCTCCCCAGCGACTTGGCCCCAAGATTGCCCCGCCTATGGCTGTAACGTCATCTCCGCCCTTATAATCTGCGACGTGGCCGGCTTCTTCTGCCCAGAGAGGACGTCACTTCCGCCGAGTCCCTGACCTGCTGCTAGAATCGCGACGGGAACTGGAACCTGAGGTCCCCGCACAGCCCGGGCCTGGCGCCCTGAGGGGAAAAGCGTCCCGGCCCAGGTGAGAGGAACATACCTTGGAGAAGGGAAACTTAACGCATAAACCTGTCCTGAAGGCAAGATGCCCCTAAGCCCTGGGCAAGGATGAGGACACACCTGATGCCCAGGTGTATGTGGGTGGCCGGGGGCGGGGGGGCGGGAAGCAGGGACTCGCACACCTGGAAGACATAACCGACTTTGAAAGGGATCGCCTGTGTCTTGGGAAAGAGAAGCTCTTAGCAGACATCGGGAACATTCATCAACTGAATCAACTAAGGCCTTGGGGGGAGGGCCCGAGGAAGAGGAGGTGTATGAGATGGAGGAGGGGGAGACCacctgaaggaaaggggaaagaacACCCAGAGATGTGAAGGGGTACGCATTGGAGAACATGCCAGAATGGGGGTGAGCCACCTGAGGCCCTAAAAGGGGTTGTCACCTGGTGGGAGTAAACACACCTGCGTGGGGATAAGTTCCAAGACAGCACAGATTTTctcttgttcactgctgtatttcCCATTACCTCAGGACCTGACACGTCCTGGTCCCTCAGTATACGtctgttgaatgagtgaatgcatGAATGATTACTAAAAGTAAGGATGAATGCTGGGAGAAGACACCTGAGGCTTGGGCACGCATGTGTAGCAGTGTGAACTTTGGAGGGGAGAAGTACATGTACCTGACAAAAGAAGTGGTGCCCCAATGCCAGAACATTCGATTCCTGGGACAACTTCTGAAACCTCAGAAATGGCAAGGGAGGCCTCTGTCTTTTGGAGTCCTGTCCAGTTTCCAGAATTGTTTGTGTTGGGCTTTGCAGGGTGCTGGGGTGGAGACTTTGACTCCAGTCCCTTCCCTAGCCATGACGGACGGGATCCTAGGGAAGGCAGCCACAATGGAGATCCCCATCCATGGGAATGGTGAAGCTGGGCAGCTTCCTGAAGATGACGGGCTGGAGCAGGTGCTTCTGTTTGATTATTCCAATTGTTTCAACTTAGGGATCCCAATTTATAAATTCTGGGCTCTCGCTCCCATTCCAGTAGCTTTCCCTTAACTTATCTTACATCCTTCATTCGTTTTACAAATCTTCATTCTGATTCTGTGTAGAATTTCCTGTGTACTCTTATTCTTCAGTCTAAGCTTGTTCCCACCCCCAAAATGTTTCAGCTGCCCCTATGTTCCTGAAGCCCACCTCTTCTCTGGCCTATAGGACCTCCAGCAGGTGATGGTGTCAGGACCCAACCTCAATGAAACTAGCATTGTGTCTGGTGGCTATGGGGGCTCTGGTGATGGACTCATCCCCACAGGTATGAATGATTAGAGACAGGAAGCTTCAGTGGAGAGGGGAACTGGAATGGTTTGGAGGAGCATAGGATTCAATTAGTAACATTTGAATCATGTTTTGAGATATTGGGAATTTCTGCTTATATAAATCCCATGGACTCTCCTCAGCCTCAGACCAGTTTCTGTGTTGACCATCTGCTTTCCACTTGCCATTTAGTCCCTGAGATggctcatttttccttttactatcACCACCACCTCTGCCAAGTTAATACCTCTACTTCCCAGGAATTCCCCTCTGGAGCTTGAGGCTGAGTCAAAACTTTGTGAGACTTCTCAAGAGTTTTACTTTGGAATTTAAAGTTTAAAGGAACAAACAGCCCCGAGTCTCACAAACTAGGATTCCTGTCAATCGGGTTTCCTGTTATCCAGATCTACCATCCTTGACCCCACTCCACCCCAAATtcagcatattttatttcttctgcccCTATGTACCACTAACCTCACTGCCACTCCAAAGAGGCAAGTACATATTGGGATTTGCTTTTAGGGCACAAAGTTATAATTTCTCCCAGTTAGCAAGAGACTCCAATTGTCCCTACATTCTCCCTTTCAGGAAAGTCATTTTCATGTGGTGGGAGGGAAGTATAAGAGGGCCACAGAGGTGTCTGCTTGTATCTAAGAGAGGCTGGTGTCAGAGAATTTGGTTCTTTAGGGTCTGGCCGCCATCCATCTCACAGCACCACGCCTGCTGGCCCTGGAGATGAGGTGGCTCGGGGCATCGCCGGAGAGAAGTTTGACATTGTCAAGAAGTGGGGCATCAACACATATAAGGTGGGAATGAAGCACCTCTCCCTTCTCCAAAACTCCCCCTGGGtacctttttccttcccccagaTCCTAATATCTTATCTATGGCTGAGACTAGGAGACGGGAGGTGCTGATGTAGGTACCTGTTGGGGGGCAGGATCTATGGTCTCTGACCCATTACGCCATTTCCCAATCAGTGCACAAAACAGCTGTTATCAGAGCGATTTGGCCGAGGCTCCCGGACTGTGGACCTGGAGCTAGAGCTGCAGATTGAGTTGCTGCGTGAAACGAAGCGCAAGTATGAAAGTGTCCTGCAGCTGGGTCGGGCACTGACAGCCCACCTCTACAGTCTGCTGCAGACTCAGCATGCACTAGGTGACGCCTTTGCTGACCTCAGCCAGAAGTCCCCAGAGCTTCAGGTGCCTCAGCCAGGGCGAGGAGGGGGGGCAGGGGGACGAGGCCGGGGCCCTTCCAGGCAGTcactcctcagcctccctccctccctcctgcagccCACAGGGAGAACCCCTCCAGGGTggtcccagccctgcccccagcAGCACTCACCTGTGGAGGCAGCCTAAGGGTTTGTACAGAGGTCCAGAAATTGGAGGGAGTGGTGACAAGGGAGGGGGCACACTAGGTGTCTCACAAATAACTCTTTACATTGTCGAGAATAACTTTAGTACTCGACCTAATCACATCCCTTCCCCTGCCTGCTGCACCAGCTCTCCCTGTTTCAGTTTTGTGAACTTATCTGAAAACCCCTACATCCCACATTTCTACCCCAGGCATCCCCAGGGTGGCCCTACTAATTTTCTGGCTAAGAGAGCCTTACTAGAGGCAGTCCTTGATTGTTAACAATTTTGATGGCTGTTTCCTCTGTGGGAAGGAGGGGAATGAAGGGTTTATAGCTTCAGTCTAGTAGGGACTGTTATTGAAGACCTGTCCCTCCCTTCTGCCCTCAGGAGGAATTTGGATACAATGCAGAGACTCAGAAGCTGCTGTGCAAGAATGGGGAGACACTTCTAGGGGCTGTGAACTTCTTTGTCTCTAGCATCAACACTTTGGTCACCAAGACCATGGAAGACACACTCATGACTGTCAAACAGTATGAGGCTGCCAGGTGTGCATACTGGCAGGGCCTAAGGTTTGGGAAGTTGGCTGGCATGGGTGGAAGTTTGGGCATTAGGGGCATAAGAattcaggaaggaaaggaaaatctgTGTTTAAAACAACTGGGTGGAGACCAGCCTTTATCACCCCCTCCCCAGGCTGGAATATGATGCCTACCGAACAGACTTAGAGGAGCTGAGCCTAGGTCCCCGGGATGCAGGGACACGTGGTCGACTTGAGAGCGCCCAGGCCACTTTCCAGGCCCATCGGGACAAGTATGAGAAGCTTCGGGGAGATGTGGCTATCAAGCTCAAGTTCCTGGAAGAAAACAAGGTGCCAACCCCATTCCCTTGATCCTAGACCACCTTCCCATCTGACAGTAACCTTCCCCTCTGACCCTCCCCATTGTCAGATGGGGAGATGCAGCCTGGCTAGGGAGTGGGAtatttccccagcccctcaactCCTGAGCCTTTTCAGGTCACCCTCCTTCTAATTGCTGGCCCTCTTCTGTTGGAGGATTGGCTGCTCGTCCCAAGAACATAACTAGGAAAAAATAACCCCTGAGCTGGGATACTAAGACCTTAAACCCAGCAAATCAAGACAGGTTTCTTCCATCAGATTGACCCTTCTCCTTTGACTCCCTGGGTGGAGTTCACTCCCCATCCTAAAAGCACCATCAGAGCAGATTCCACGTGCCCCTGGTCTCTACCCAGGCTCAGGCTCATAGCCCCTCAAGAAGGGCGCCTGAGTCCAGCCTTAGCTGAACCTGCTGGACCCCAGATCAAGGTGATGCACAAGCAGCTGCTACTCTTCCACAACGCTGTGTCCGCCTACTTTGCTGGGAACCAGAAACAACTGGAGCAGACCCTGCAGCAGTTCAACATCAAGCTGCGGCCTCCAGGAGCTGAGAAGCCCTCTTGGCTAGAGGAGCAGTGAGCTGCTCCCAGCCCAACTTGGCTATCAAGAAGGACATTGGGATGGGCAGCCCCAGGGTGGAGGAGTCGGACACAGGACATCCCTTGCCACTTGCCCTCTGGCTTGGGCTCCCTTTCCCTTGCTGGGATTTGACACCAGTTTTGCCCATGCTGCTGTGGTATGAAGAGGGCCTGTAGGCCTAGAAGCTGCTGCCCTGTCCTTTATCTTCCTGACcactgggtttcattcccagaTCTTTTCCTTCCACTCCACAGCCAAAGGCTATGACAAACCACTCCCTGGCCAATGGCATCACTCTCAGGCCTATCCCCAGCTCTTGGGGTGTGCCCCTGACCCAATGACAGAGCCTAATAGGCTCTGTCAGCCAATGGCAGCTCTTCTTGGGCTCCCCTGGGCCAATAATGTTGCCTCCAATACCCTTTGTCCCTTCTCTATGCGTACCCATTGCAGAGAAGGGGACTGGGACCAAAGGGGTGGGAATAATGGGGAGCCCCATTTCTGGCTCTGTGTCTGAATGGGCCTCCCCTCACCCATCCACCCAGTTTAATTGTGCTTACAGCCCAGGAAGATTGGGATCTAGCACTAGGAATAAACCTTTCATAAAAGCAGGCCCAGTGAGGTCAATTTGTTGGGGTGGGGGGCACTGTAGGAGGATGGGCGGGATGGGGAAATGCTCAGTCTAATATACCTACATCCTATAAATTCAAAGGAGCTATGGCCAGACAGCTGAAGTCACAGGTTTCAGAAACAGTCTGAAGGTTCTGATCTTCTTCAGCCCCAACTGGAGCCAGagctttattttgttcttcagcACCTAAACAGCTATGCTTCTCCAGAGCATAGGGTCCAGAGGAGTTTGGGCTTGCCGATCTACATGGTGCATTCAATCacaaagcaaacatttactgagtgcttttATTTGTCAGGCATTGCAGTAGACCCTGGGGAAATAACAGTGAATAAAACATGGTCCCTGTTCACAGTGCTTAAGGTCTAATGAAGGATAGAAACAAGTAACCAGGCAACTACAAAAGAGAAGTACTAGGATACAGGAATACAGGGCTTGCTGTGGGAGTGGAGGGGCATCTAACTTAGACTGGGGCAGAGATAGGGAAGTCCACTAAGGACTTTAATCCTTTGGAGAAAGGGATCTGTGGAACCTTTTAAGTAGAGATTTGACAATTTGGGGGAAGTTTAGGGTTGAAAAAATAGTCCTTCTGAGGCCTAAAATCGTGTGGAACAGTCTTCAATTTCATCTTGGATTGGCCAGTGGCCCTAGCCCCAAACTTCAAGCATGAACCCCTCCTGAGGCTCCTCCATAAGAACTGGAGCTTTGCTGTGCTAGTTGCTGGAACTCAGTGAAAGATTGAGGCAGTTCCTGTGGCCCTGCACCCAGGTGTTGAGCCCAAATCTGAACCTTAAGTGACAAACTTCCCAACAGCACTGGACCCCGGTGTCACTACTTCTGTTGCCCCTTGACCAAAGAAAGCTTCAGAATTTTTCAGCATTCTCCTGCTCTGGAGGGCTGGAGAAAGGGGACAACCCAGTCAGCAGATTCTCCTAGCACTGGGATCCACACAAGTCTGATTGTCATGGATACAGAATTTCCCAGGAAGACTTCCTGGGCTTTGGTTTGTCTAAAGTCATCTGACTGGAGCTTGATTATTGAGCAGGGGGCAATTTGGGGGCTACTGGGGCTCTTTCAACATAAGGGCACTGAGTCTCCAAATGACTGGTGGTAGCACCCAAATCCTTGTTCCACCAGTTTCTGAGTGATTAAGGTTAATGCCTTGGGGAGCCATAGTCCTGTTCTTCCCATTGTAAACCGGGGCAAATAAAAGAAGCTATCTATTATGGTTATGAGtattaaatgaggtaatgtatGTAAAGTGATTAGTTCTGTGTCTAGCACATAATAAGCACAAAATCcctcttataatttttattatttcccatCTCGGCTGCTTTTCTAAAATGCAATGATTGTGAGAACGATTCTGAGTCTTTGGTGTGAGGAAGGGAGTCGCTGGATGGTCCGAACCATAATTTTCTCACAAGAGGGCTCCGGAGGCAAGCAGACTCACCTATCAATCCTGCGAACCCCTTTTCCCAGGGCTTTGAGTATTGCCTTTCTCCAGAGTTCCATGCGGAGGTACAAATGATCCCTGCTCTCTCCTACTCAACAGAAACCAAATTAGCAAATTCATAGGCACCCCTCAAGAAATTCAGGAGACAGCCAGGGCGGGTTCCCAGAGTCGGAAATCCCTGCTAATCCAGCAGCTTTTTCCTAAAGGCGCCTCATCCCAGTACCTGAGATCGATCACACCGCCCTTTCCAGGGCATTCGGGAGCGGGAGGCAGGTGGCGGAGATCCGGGATATGAGATCCGGGATCCGGCTCGCCGGCTCCCCAGCCGCACCGCAGAAGGCAGCGCGGGCTAAAGCCGCAGGGGCGTTGGGGAGGCGGTGCAGGCGGGTCGGGGGCAGACGGGCAGGGAGTGGGCGGGGCCTCCGTGGCGTCGGGCGGGGCGGGGGTGGGTCTTCGGGACTGGAGTTGCCCCCTCCCCCGACCGGTCCgcagccccgccccagcccctccctccggCCTGTGCGGCTGGTCCGGCGGCGGCGCCGGCGCGGGGACAGGAGGAGGCGCGGGACTTGGGGCGGCGCCGCGGGCAGGGCCGGGCGGACGGGCGCTGGCAGCGGGGGCAGCGCCGCGGGCCCCTCCGAGTGGCTGCAGTCCGGGCCTTGCCCTCTCATCCTGCTCGAACACCGTGAGTGCGACGGGCGGGCCCCAAGGGTGCGCTGGTTATCCCTATGTGCCTGGGTGTGGGTCCGGGTCTGAGCGGCTGTGTGTCTGTCCGAGGGTCTGTGGGTGGGGGCACAGATGCTTTTCAAAAGCTGTTCCTGCCTCTGTCCACGTGAGGCGTGTCCATGACCATGAGAGCAACGGGGGGATTCTTCGGGCTGTGACTGCTCACGTGAGGTCCATGTTTGCGGGGCGGGAGGGGGGCGGGGGAGGCGGGTTAGCGCGGGTGGATGGGTGATGGTGCCTTTTAGGAGCGAGGGGTTTGGGAGCTTGTGTGTGTTGGCGGAGGGTGGTGAATGCTGCGGCCGAGGGTGGTGGAGGGTGGGTGGGGTTGCTGAGTGGGACTCTGGAATCTTACGGTTTAGCTTGTCCCAAGGTTTCCTTTCTCCCTGGTGCAGGCACCTCCACCCCTTGTCCCCCAGTCTATCCTCTTTGGGCACCCAGAGGCCCACCACACAGGATGGAGGACATCCTTTCCTCCTCTGGCACTGCTGTCTGGACAGGAAGCTTAGCAAGGAGGCTGTTACTTGTAGGAAAGGACCCCTCTGACTCCTTTGCAGCCTGGGCTCCGACTGGAGAACCCTAGGCCCCTCCCTGGTTCTGACCTCCTCCTTTCTGGACTTGGCTTAAAATTCTGGACTGCAAACCTGCAGGGACAGATGGTTGCAGGTTGGAAGGGCAGGCTGCACCCCAGGGAGATCAGTCAGGCTGGAGGCAGGCCCTGGGCATGTTTCTGATGTGGGGGTCTGATGTGGACCCCAAACATCCAGGATTGGCCCCACCAGGAAAATACATCTGGAATGAAGAACAGGTACAGAGGTCTTCTTCACAGGTCTCTCCATGCCAATCTGTCCCTCTCACAAGTGCCCATTCATTCCCTAATCAGGGCTGTGGTTTGCTGCAGAATTGGAATCAGAGCTGCAGGCCTGACAGGTGCCCTGCCTATCTTGGCTTGGATACCTccagtgacagagcacttacTACCTTCTGCTGTGGGAAAATTTCCTTATCTTAAGTGGAGCTCTCTCCTAGAACTTCATTCACTTGTCTTGTTATTGCCTTAGATTTTTGCCTTTCTGTTGAAACAGAACTGCGGAGATTTAAACATGGCTCTCCTGTCACCAACATATATTGAGTATcttctatgtgccaggtactgccTCAGCCACCTAGGGGACAATGACATGCTTGCTGAGAAAAGAACTTGAGGAAAAGAGGACCATAGTTGAAATAGTACAGCCTGccttcagaaaaacagaaaagctgTATGGTTGGTGTAGAGGGTGCAGAGAGGGAACATCATGGATGACTTaaactcagtaaacatttattttggaagCGGGGAGCAACTGCGACCACCCTCTAACACACCTAATCTTATGGGGGAAACTAATAGTCAAATAATCAAGTTAATATAAGATGAGATTTCATCATGTACATGTATTAAAATCTGTAGGGACCTTTGACTTGAAAGAGAGCCTTAGGAATCTCAGATTTGAGAACAAAAGACCACCGCCCTCCCAATTTATAAGTGGATGGGAAAGAACTTAACCAGTCTTATCTTGTGTTAGTAGAATAAGTGACAGTGAGGACTAAATCctaaatgtgactttttaaaccTAGACACATTTTAGAGCATCAAGGATATAGTCAGAGCTTATATCTGAAAGGTGAAAGAGAAGTCAGAATTGAGATTACTAGGGTTCTGGCCGATGTGACTGGGTGAATGTTGGTACTTTCTATGGAAATGAGAAACAGCAAGAAGAGTATGTCAGGGGAAAATGAATTGGACTAGCGCCTCTGTGCATTTTCCTGTTAGAGATGTCCAAGATGCAGTTGAGTCTTGCTCTCTTGCCCAACTAATCtctctttgttaattttttgtttctcttcctttacTCACTGGTTGTCCAATGTACCTATCAATCTCCTGCTTGTCCCTCAAGACCCAGTCCAACCATCCCTTCCTCTGGAATCCTTTTTTATTCTCTAccaagttaaatttttttctgccatAGAAGTTTGACAATGTCAGTGTCATGGTACTTATCACATTATAGTTATGATATATGTCTATTTCCCACAGTAGTCTAAACACTTGTGAAAGATAGGGAGCACATTTGATTCAACTTTGTTCCTCCAATCCCCAGTGAAGGGTTTGGCCCAGAGAAGTTTGATTGGATTGGTTCATACCACTACTAAGGGAGTAGTGGTGAGATTGATAGTGTGA of the Sciurus carolinensis chromosome 11, mSciCar1.2, whole genome shotgun sequence genome contains:
- the Arfip2 gene encoding arfaptin-2 isoform X2 — its product is MTDGILGKAATMEIPIHGNGEAGQLPEDDGLEQDLQQVMVSGPNLNETSIVSGGYGGSGDGLIPTGSGRHPSHSTTPAGPGDEVARGIAGEKFDIVKKWGINTYKCTKQLLSERFGRGSRTVDLELELQIELLRETKRKYESVLQLGRALTAHLYSLLQTQHALGDAFADLSQKSPELQEEFGYNAETQKLLCKNGETLLGAVNFFVSSINTLVTKTMEDTLMTVKQYEAARLEYDAYRTDLEELSLGPRDAGTRGRLESAQATFQAHRDKYEKLRGDVAIKLKFLEENKAQAHSPSRRAPESSLS
- the Timm10b gene encoding mitochondrial import inner membrane translocase subunit Tim10 B, producing MEQQQQQQQQQQLRNLRDFLLVYNRMTELCFQRCVPSLHHRALDAEEEACLHSCAGKLIHSNHRLMAAYVQLMPALVQRRIADYEASSAVPGVTAEQPRVSSSGS
- the Arfip2 gene encoding arfaptin-2 isoform X1 yields the protein MTDGILGKAATMEIPIHGNGEAGQLPEDDGLEQDLQQVMVSGPNLNETSIVSGGYGGSGDGLIPTGSGRHPSHSTTPAGPGDEVARGIAGEKFDIVKKWGINTYKCTKQLLSERFGRGSRTVDLELELQIELLRETKRKYESVLQLGRALTAHLYSLLQTQHALGDAFADLSQKSPELQEEFGYNAETQKLLCKNGETLLGAVNFFVSSINTLVTKTMEDTLMTVKQYEAARLEYDAYRTDLEELSLGPRDAGTRGRLESAQATFQAHRDKYEKLRGDVAIKLKFLEENKIKVMHKQLLLFHNAVSAYFAGNQKQLEQTLQQFNIKLRPPGAEKPSWLEEQ
- the Arfip2 gene encoding arfaptin-2 isoform X3, which codes for MVSGPNLNETSIVSGGYGGSGDGLIPTGSGRHPSHSTTPAGPGDEVARGIAGEKFDIVKKWGINTYKCTKQLLSERFGRGSRTVDLELELQIELLRETKRKYESVLQLGRALTAHLYSLLQTQHALGDAFADLSQKSPELQEEFGYNAETQKLLCKNGETLLGAVNFFVSSINTLVTKTMEDTLMTVKQYEAARLEYDAYRTDLEELSLGPRDAGTRGRLESAQATFQAHRDKYEKLRGDVAIKLKFLEENKIKVMHKQLLLFHNAVSAYFAGNQKQLEQTLQQFNIKLRPPGAEKPSWLEEQ
- the Arfip2 gene encoding arfaptin-2 isoform X4; amino-acid sequence: MTDGILGKAATMEIPIHGNGEAGQLPEDDGLEQDLQQVMVSGPNLNETSIVSGGYGGSGDGLIPTGSGRHPSHSTTPAGPGDEVARGIAGEKFDIVKKWGINTYKEEFGYNAETQKLLCKNGETLLGAVNFFVSSINTLVTKTMEDTLMTVKQYEAARLEYDAYRTDLEELSLGPRDAGTRGRLESAQATFQAHRDKYEKLRGDVAIKLKFLEENKIKVMHKQLLLFHNAVSAYFAGNQKQLEQTLQQFNIKLRPPGAEKPSWLEEQ